A single genomic interval of Lathyrus oleraceus cultivar Zhongwan6 chromosome 7, CAAS_Psat_ZW6_1.0, whole genome shotgun sequence harbors:
- the LOC127104279 gene encoding uncharacterized protein LOC127104279, with product MAMQGPDTFGLDVGNMCLVPDVKIPPKFKVPSFEKYQGVTCPKTHIRAFCRKMTAHSSDEKLLMHFFQDILSGASLEWYMQLERTHIRTWRELAEAFLKHYQYNSDMAPNRTQLQSLSQKPDESFKEYAQRWRDLAARVQPPLLERELINMFVDTLEGPYFEKIIGSTTSGFLDLVIAGERIENCLKINKISDTTVAASGAKKPHFRFSKKKEGETNAIAQGGDRGYQIPYYPVAAVTPNPYPHPAYVIPIGPPTMQYQQPYAPQQPVAPQQQNYYQQGRQGPRRPPRRFDPILMPYGLLLAHLLKDSHVQLREAKAPPVPLPPGYDMNVRCEYHSGMRGHSIENCNIFKHKVQDLIDSKAISFKPVVPNNPVQISTSAAP from the coding sequence ATGGCGATGCAAGGTCCCGATACCTTTGGGTTAGATGTTGGCAACATGTGCCTAGTGCCAGACGTGAAAATTCCTCCTAAGTTCAAAGTCCCGAGCTTTGAAAAGTATCAGGGGGTCACTTGTCCAAAGACCCACATCCGAGCTTTCTGCAGAAAGATGACCGCTCATTCTAGTGACGAGAAACTCTTAATGCACTTTTTCCAGGACATTCTCAGTGGAGCTTCTCTAGAATGGTATATGCAGCTCGAGCGCACGCATATACGAACCTGGAGGGAACTTGCTGAAGCCTTCTTGAAGCATTATCAGTATAACTCAGACATGGCTCCCAATCGGACTCAGCTCCAAAGCCTCTCTCAGAAACCAGATGAAtcattcaaagagtatgctcagcgaTGGAGGGACTTGGCTGCCAGGGTTCAACCCCCTCTTCTTGAAAGAGAGCTGATAAACATGTTCGTGGATACCCTTGAAGGGCCttattttgaaaaaattattGGGAGTACCACCTCAGGATTCTTAGACTTGGTCATTGCTGGTGAGCGAATTGAGAATTGCTTGAAGATCAACAAGATATCAGACACAACAGTTGCAGCTAGTGGAGCAAAGAAGCCTCATTTCAGATTCTcaaagaagaaggaaggagagaccaatgctaTCGCTCAAGGGGGAGATAGAGGTTACCAAATTCCATACTATCCGGTGGCAGCTGTAACACCTAACCCGTATCCGCATCCAGCATATGTCATTCCAATTGGTCCTCCAACGATGCAATATCAGCAACCCTATGCTCCTCAGCAACCTGTTGCTCCGCAACAACAGAACTACTATCAGCAGGGTAGACAAGGACCAAGGAGGCCTCCTAGAAGGTTTGATCCAATTCTCATGCCGTATGGACTTCTGCTAGCTCACTTGCTCAAGGATTCGCATGTCCAGCTGAGAGAAGCTAAGGCTCCTCCTGTACCTCTTCCTCCCGGGTATGACATGAACGTTAGGTGCGAGTATCACTCTGGGATGCGGGGGCACTCGATCGAGAATTGTAATATCTTCAAGCACAAAGTACAAGACTTGATTGACTCAAAAGCAATATCGTTCAAGCCAGTTGTTCCAAACAACCCCGTGCAGATAAGTACATCTGCAGCGCCTTAG